In the Primulina eburnea isolate SZY01 chromosome 15, ASM2296580v1, whole genome shotgun sequence genome, TCTATTATGTTTTGGTCCGATTGTAGTTTGCTTCTGAATTATGTTGTGCAGTACGAGTAGGGGTAACCTACCTGTTGTCGGGTATCGGTGGGAGCATGCTCTCTTGCCTTTTTATTCAAAGGAGTATATCTGTTGGAGCCTCCGGTGCTCTGTTTGGACTTCTTGGAGCAATGCTATCTGAGTTACTTACTAACTGGACTATTTATACCAATAAGGTAAGACCTTTACTAATCTGTTctcaaattattattttcaacaaTTTTTAATGCACTTCTTCGTCGCTCCTCTAGTTGGAGAGTGTGGGAAAATCTCTTTTTTCCCAGTAAAAGAACGGTGTTGTTGATTTAATACGATCAAATATTATAAGAACGATTGATTTTGACGTACTATAGCGTCGCTTATATGATACAACGATTGAAAAGCGGCATCTAGACTGTGTACAGTTTAAATATATTTGTATTGCATCTTCCTTACTAGATATAGAATAACATAAATTCAATACTCATGATAAGTTTTTACCGTGGTTTTCGAATTTAGATTTCATTTTGATTTCAGTACCTAATGTTTCAGAACATGAGCCACAAGCCTTTTTTAAACAGCCATCACAATTTTACTTGTTACATTCATATGTTAGcatgatttttaaataattcatgaaTTTCTCTTATTTTTGCAAATCTTTTTGTTTCATCAGGCAGCAGCTCTTTTAACTCTACTGGTGATTATTGCCATTAACTTGGCGGTTGGAATCCTCCCACACGTTGACAATTTTGCACACATCGGAGGGTTTTTGACCGGTTTTCTCCTTGGTTTTATACTACTGCTCAGGCCGCGGTTTGGTTGGGTGGAACGCCACCGACTTCCGGCTAATAATCTGAAGTCCAAATACACAGCTTGCCAAGTCATTTTGTGGATCGTTGCTACAGTTTTGTTGATTGTTTGGTAAGATTCGCATTTAAAATGGatactttgcacaataaacacTGCTACACAATGGATGATAAGCCTCAGGCTCATTATGTTTTTATCACAAATTAACTATGAAACCCCCGTGGGTTAGCCTCATTATGGAAGCACCCTCTGAATTTAAAAAACACCGCCGACACTTCATAAATTTGGATTTGCCATACATTAAATTTGTGGGTTCGTTGGATGCGAAATTCGTTCCTGAATCAACCAATTGTAGCTTGTTATTCAGCTATGCTTCACCCCACATTTTTCAGAACACAACATGACCGCACCATCCTTGGGGCATGACATGGGTTGAAAGTAGAGGGCTAATTATAGTGACTCGACCTGGAATGCATCTCCTTGCTTGGAACACATTGTTCCTCAGGTTTGAAAGATAGGCTAATCCACACTCCACTTTGCTCTGGTGTTCTTACTAACGAGCTCTGATACTAGCCCCGAACCTTGTATCCAAGCATGACAAGATTAACCTCGGACAGAAACCTTATAGTTGATGTGCTAATGGCACCATCCATGATTGTATTTTTCTCTCTCTCTCAATATCTCGAGTTTTCCCTCGAAAGGAGTGTTGATAGAATCATTAAATGGattaatcattcaaaaattgTCTTGCAGGTTCACTGTGGGATTAGTGTTGCTGTTCAAGGGAGAAAATGCAAACGAAAAATGCAGCTGGTGCCATTATCTAAGCTGTGTGCCTACATCAAGATGGAATTGCAACAACTGATACATGGACATTTCTCTTCTCTTTGTGGTACTAATAacttagaaaaaaaaaacactacaaattttcaaattatagTTTTTTATTCGTTTATTGTGTTGCATAGTTAATATGTTTTGTAATTTACATGGATATCCTTGTTTTaaatatgtaaaaaaatataagtATGATATTCATAAGATATCTCATATTACTACCTTACATCCAATGATCCTTGTACATTCTTACGTGTGAGGtagataaaaaaatcatttggacaaatgtaaaaataaatatGGATTATTTGATACACAATCGGTGCCACAACCTCGAGATGAGTTAAACTCAGCCTCGTTTAACATCTACACCCCGTGCGTGCGGTCTCACACGTAATATActcatgtttattataattttttttactatttaaatgtatattttttttattatttatgaagTTTTGCATTAACATAAACTCTACCAATTTAATTTTTGAATGTATTACTGTTATtgagttttaaaaaaatcatacgtaaacattTTCAAATGTCACTTGTAAACAGGCTTATTTCTAATAGTAATATTTATCATAAAATGAAACAAATATCCATGTATaggaataaataaatatttcggTATATTAACTTTtggttaaataaaaaatttatacatatacataattcTTTTTATTAGAtagaatatttttatttcaatttttatcAATGGATCAATCGATAAATATATATGtcaaattttgattaaatttaattaaatacctATTTTACCCCGAAATtcatctttttttaaaaaaaattatgtaaatttATTCAGATAATATAtgtgttatattatataatacacTAATGTCTTTAAtagtttgaataattatttaaacatgattgttttattttcaaattaattattcatagaatattttttttattatgagaGATATAATCATctaagatttaaaaatatagatatacatgattgaaagatttaaaaaaaaataatttaaaaaaataaaaataaactttCATCAATAATGTTATACGAAAGTGTTATTTATACTCTGAAAAATGTTAATAAATCCCACATCatctatttaatttattaatagaTAAAATTACTCTTACAATTATATTCCTTGTATCACAAAATTTTGATCTACCTTATTTATTGGAACATTTAGTTTTGGCATATGGTGAAAAGAACTCAACCGAATTCGAGTAAAAAATTGAAATCAATAATCTAACCAATCGCAAGCTCAAACTGATATTCAGCGTAAAAATCAAATTACTAAATTGACTAAGAGACTTCTGATTTGACTAAAACCGACAGGCTATCACTTTAAACAAGATCGTTACGTGGACCTTATCGATTAGTGATTAAAGATCAGAACCTAAAGTAATACAGTTTTTTTGTTCTTGTCGATCAACGTTAAGGATCAGAGTGACAATCTCAGTCAGAAGTCAAGTAGATATCAAAAAGGACGATGAATCGATAATAAGTATATTTGCTGTCATGAACAGATATCTTTTGTACAAGTTATCGTTGAAGAGTGGAACTATATAGGATCAGTTGAACCAGCTAGAAAAATAATCCTCGACTAAAATCAAAGACAAATCTCTTTGCACATTatctaaaatataaataattctaaataaaatctaAATATAAGCAAGTGCTAAGGGGAAAAATAAGTATATatgttaaattttattaaaagaagAGAGACCCCAATTGGAATATACGCAACATCAATCAAAGTTCACAATGCAATTTACTATTTAGAATCATTTAATTGGAGAAAGTGATATATTTTACAAAAGTATACTGTTTGGTTACAAAATTTGTTTTAGAAATAAAAAACGTTTTTTTCTAGAAATATTTTGCTCTCCTTACCAGctgctttttttaaaaaaattctttttcgTTGTTTTTAGTTTTGTTATCCAGAATTCCACTTTGGATAGACTGTAAATGAATTCCATTAGTCAAGAAATGAGTTTGGATTATGCTTCTGTCGTGTGTTCCAAATAAGGAAAGTAATGAATGAACATTACCATCTATCTGGATAAGTTAGTTAACTTTGACCTGTCTAGCCAAAAATCGAAAGCTTGGAAAAGGCCGAAAACCATGTACACATATGAATGCATGTCATCACAGAAATAAGGGTGTGGAACCTCTGCGTGTTGGCAATCAAGGCGACTGgagagttttcaaggcatggaaACTCACCTCGCTCTTATCTCCCAGCACCTGACCGGACTAAATCTGCCATTTTACGTAAAATATCTTCAAACGATGGACGATTCTCTGGGTCACTGTTTGCAACATGGAGTTCAGCAGAAAAAATGTTGGGGTTATATAGTTTCATTCGCAAAGACGATCAATATAAATATAGTAAGGTGATCAGTGATGAAGGTAAACTGAACGATCTTCGGGGAATTGGGATGGGGAAACTTGcagttttaaaatacatcactttcttcgttttttttttgtctaCCCCCTCATCCACTGAAGCTAATTAATACCTCTGCCAGCAGTCAGAAATGATGGAGGATACTCGAGGATCAATGTTTTTGGGAAGGTCTAATCTGTGATCCATGAAGCCAACTACTCCAACAACCTTTAGAAAGGATGTTTAAGGAGTAAGGAAACATAGAGGAACAAATATATGCCAAGTACAGAGATTCAAGAAAAGATCGTGGTTAATGTTTCATTAACGCATACCAGGGACTGGGATTGGAGGAAGTTACCTGTAAGGGATTAAGGTTGCCCCAAGGAACACATTCAGTCATTAGCTCCCACAGAATGACACCAAAGCTGAAGACATCTGACCTGTGGAGAGAAGAGAATAAATTTCACAAGAAACTGAAATTATAGGATATGATGTTTTGAAATACCCAAACAACTTTACAAGCTTTGTCTTTAGTGGAGACTATATGCCATGAGTGAAGTTAATCAATCAACAGACACTAACCGAGCACAATGATTTCTAAGACCATACCCAAAATACCTCTACAATTTGGCTCCACTGAATATCTTATTCTATTTTAACTCAAAAGTATAAGCTAGTGAGTTTTGAGCTTATCCAAGTAAAAGCTGATATTATCCTCGCCTTAGTTGATTAAATGTGAGATGTTTCTTAATGTGAGATAACAATGTCGTCCTTCACGTCTGACCATgcatatcatcaataaatcatttaaactcagAAACTCACACTTTCAGTTGAACCAGTAGGCATATGTGGAGCCTATTCTAAATTATAAGCTAAAACTTTTCAGGTTCATCCATATTCTATTGAACACCATTCTCCCCCTGATTGATCAGTATGACACTACTTTGCCAAATATGATTCTAATAAGCTTTCCTACAGTCTCCACACAATATAAGCGCCAAGCTAGGTAAAACTCTAGTAAAAAAAGGAAGGTCCAAATCTTGGGCTTTTCTCAATTTATTCAGTTCAAAAGCACCAGTCCTGCAATCTCATACATGATTATGCACATGTTCAGCAATTTTTACTCACTTAAATAACAAACATCAgccttttgaaaaaaaaaattgcatacATCAGATGTCCCCAAACTTAAATGTAACTGGAAGAAACTGTGCTCAATATTGACGAGGTCTCCTCTCTCAGCAAACAAACAGTGCTGTTTGCAGTAAATAATGTGTTTTTATGTGAAAATTGAAGAATAACCCAAAAAACAATTACTTCTCAGTTGACGGTTCATTGCGGAGAACTTCTGGTGCCATACACTGAGGCTGCAGCGATAACAAAGCATGATAAATTAAGATATATACAGCACTTATGGATTCATAACGAATAATGTAACAAAGTGACAAAAAATATCAGAGATCACCACAAAAAAGGGAAAGTGAACTTAACCGTGCCTCTTCCCGACTTTGCTGTCAAGAAAGTAGTATTCTTCAATTTTGACAAGCCAAAATCTCCAACCTGATAAAAGGCAATGTAATTAGGGTTTTCTACATACTTGATACATTTTAATCGAAATAACTTGATGACAAGTTCCCATTTCAGCCAACAATACCTTGACCGTCCAGCTTTTATCAACAAGAAGGTTCGATGATTTAAGGTCCCGATGCACTATGGGTGGATTTCTGTGATGCAAATAGTTCATGCCTCTGGCCTGGAACCAGGAAGAACCAGCATATAAAAATGTGTCACCTCATACTTAAACACAGAAATTGGAAAATGATCAACTTGAGTAGAGACACACCACATCTATAGCCATCCTCAGGCGTCGTCTGATGTCAAGTGATTGCTTGCTTTTGTGAAGTGTTTTGAAGAGACTTCCCCTGATTATATGCCATGCAAACCACTCATATATTTTAGTCACCATATTAGACATATCTGATATACAATTACTGTGAAACTCTTGTGTTCTATGAAGTGTTTTGAAGGGACTTTCGCTGATTATAATACTTGAGCCTATTAGAATAACTACTTTGTATacatcaattttttttccaaattttcccTCCCATTTAAGCAGGGGTGAACAGAAACCGAACCAGAATCCAAACCAAACCACTGGTTTGGATAGGTGTTTCAATGATCATCAACAAAACCCAAAAAATTGGTTTGGTTCaaagtttatattttaaaaatccaaaTCAAACAGAtttctaaatatataatttttttgtcatacatgtttttaatataatatttaatttatattatatcatTAGCAATATGATAAATTGATAATGGATCTCGCTTTTTTAAATTTAGGTTTACAATTATTTACTCTCACCCATTTTATAGGTCCAAAAATAAGTCCATTAATTCAGGTTCTATGCGTAGGACTTTTCATCATTATCTTTTCTCGCTAAACAAACTTACAAAATTTGTATTGCCAAAATTTAtacttttgatataaaatttgtaTGACATATATTATTAAATGGTTTAATATTTGTACGATTATTGATATTTATCTGTTAAATGGTTTAATATTTGTATGCATATTCAAGTTTTGACCCGAAACCGAGTCAATTTGTACTTGATCACCCCTGATTTTAAGCAATTctaatcatttttttttgttaaaagtaaaaattcacggtaaaaagtaaaaatctcaacaCATATTAACTTACACACTTTAAAAAATTTCATCTCTACTcgattgtgattttcttcacaaattgagaaacctatttatagaatttctttggaaataatccaaaaataaatacatctttacatacatcatcacacaatAATTTTcgatatttacaactcttattttaaacattcaactattacttttccaCACTCCCTCTtatgatgatgatcataatatAATGATTCTCTTAATTATGTGttttatactgcctcgttaaaaaccttactagcaAAAACCTATTGGGACAAAAatcatagtaagggaaaaagagtgtaGTCGCGTAAACTCCTCCTCATGTTAacacgaacaattcttcacaaatttcgtagattgcgcatcccaatattatatctatgctttctgaatattgtcgtagAAAGCGCCTGTGTCAAGAGatttgatgagttttcacttgattgaatgtaacgaatatcaatatctttatttttctcaaGCTCTTGGGTGGATGCGAAAAACTTAGGGGGGATATGTTTAGTTTTGTtgtttttatgtatccttcttttatttgagcaacacatgcagcattatcttcatatagtatcacaagCTTCTTGTCGAAtaataatccgcatgagatttggatatgtttggTCATTGAATTTAgccacacattcacgacttgcttcatatagtgcaataatctcggcgtgATTTTATGAAGTTGTTAcaagtgtttgtttctgtgaacgccaagaaattgcagtgcatCCACtagtaaatacatatccggtTTGAGAACGTGCCTTGTATGGATCAGATAAATacccagcatcagcataaccaattatgcTTTGATTGGTATCTTTTGAATATAAAAGTCCCAAATCTGctgttcctcgtagataacggaatatatatttaatttcgtttcagtgtctctttgttgatatgagctaaatcttgccaataaatttacagtaaaagatatatcaggtctTGTATAATTTGcaagatacataagggcaccaaTAGCACTTAAATAtagtacttctggaccaagcttaaattcatcatcttcacatagACAGAATGAATCCTTTTCTATAtttattaaaagatttgatttatccatattaaaacgtttaaggactTTTTCTGTATACTTTGACTGGTGAACAAATAtttcacattctttttgttcaatttacaAACCCAGATAATACTTTGTTTTTCCAAGgttcttcatttcaaattcctcCTTCAAGtacgacacaacttcttgaatttcctcattcgttccaatgatgtttaattCATCAACATAtgcagcaataattacgcatccggatattgttttcttaatgaaaacacaagggcatattgaatcgtttacatatccctttttcattaaGTGTACACTTagccgattataccacattcggccggattgctttaactcatataatgatctttgcaatttcacagaataacattatcTGGGTTTTGAACATTGTGCTTCAGGAaccttaaatccttcagggattttcatatatatattactatcgaGTGATCCGTATAAGTAAGTTGTGACAATATCCATaggacgcatttctaaattttcagataccgccaaactaatcaaataccgaaacgtaattgcatccataacaggagaatacgtttcttcataatcaagtTCAgacctttgagaaaaaccttgtgcaacaagtcgagctttatgtcttactatttcattttttctCATTTCGGTTTCGAATAAAGACTCATTTGTacccaacaggttttacaccttcagatGTAAGGACTATAAGCCCAAAAACATTATGTTTAtatagcgaatccaattcaaacTGTatgacatctttccattttatccagtcatgtcgatttttacattcaccaaaagattttggttcatgatcttcattgtcTTTTATGATGTCAAATgacacattataagaaaatatctcatcaatttcttttatatcttttccgttccatatttttccaatattaatataattgatagagatttcactATTCtcatcagtttgtggttctgacggAACGCTTTCATCTTCATGTATTTCTGCCGGaatatcattctctattttgtgatcatcgtgtttctctatgctTTTTTGAGTATTTTTCTCTATGATCAGAAGTAACAATGATGATGTATACCATTTAATTTCCTTTTCGatatgtttcttttctcttctaACATTAGGAAGATTTCTTCATTagaatgacaatcagcaaaacatGTTGtaaacacgtcgcctgtctgaggctcaagatatcgaatgattgatgggcTATCATAACAAACATAAATTCTGATATTTCTTTGATGTCCTATTTTTGTTCGTTGAGGCGGTGCAATAGACATATATACCACACATCCAAAAAATCTCAGATGAAAAaagtctggttctttaccaaaggCAAGCTGTAATGGAGACTGATATGCatttggtctgatgcgaattaatgcaactgcgtgtaaaattgcatgtccttcataatcattggtctaacAATCAGTtgtagacgtttaatcaatgattcggCTAATTTAttttgtgtatgtacatgagtaacatgatgctcaacagtGATTCGCattgacatacaataatcattgaaagtttgGGAAGTAAATTAATCaacattatcaagtctaattttctagATTGTATGATCGGAAAATTGATtatgcaattttattatttgagcaagtaatcttgcaaatgtcacatttcgagttgataatatacatgtgaccatctgctggaggcatcgatcaataccataaaatatCTAAATGGTCCACATGACGGATGAATTggcccacaaatatcaccctgaataggTTCAAGAAACATagatgattcagtttggattttagttggtgatggtcttataataatttTCTTAGAGAACGTGCTttgcattgaaacttattattttgaaagatcttcaggtctttcagcggatgaccatgtatattttctataattattcgcatcattgttgaaccaagatgtcctaatcgatcatgtcaattaatcagtattgaagaattatcaactaccatgtttgattcagttggacttatatatgtataatgcaatccagtaggaaGCATTGTTAGTTTTTCaactacatatttctttcccgatttatatgtggtaagacgtatatatttctcatttcctTCATTTATTGTCTGAGTATCAAACCATGAGAATATATGttattaaaactcaacaaatttcttttcaatTGTGGTGAATACAAAGCATCATTTATCAGAAATTTtttaccattaggtaacaaaaaa is a window encoding:
- the LOC140814004 gene encoding RHOMBOID-like protein 2 — encoded protein: MGNGDLERGGATKNRNQGYSQSYHAAAGGYGVEYSDSRWTSWLVPMIIVANVIIFIVIMLVNNCPKENNGVQGGCVAKFLGRFSFQPLRENPLFGPSSSTLEKMGALEWNKVVHGNEAWRLITCIWLHAGVIHLLANMLSLVFVGISLEKQFGFVRVGVTYLLSGIGGSMLSCLFIQRSISVGASGALFGLLGAMLSELLTNWTIYTNKAAALLTLLVIIAINLAVGILPHVDNFAHIGGFLTGFLLGFILLLRPRFGWVERHRLPANNLKSKYTACQVILWIVATVLLIVWFTVGLVLLFKGENANEKCSWCHYLSCVPTSRWNCNN